In the genome of Alphaproteobacteria bacterium, one region contains:
- a CDS encoding uracil-DNA glycosylase → ANCDLCPPLAAIPHENALQYPDFFNAPVPAFGALDARLLIAGLAPGLKGANATGRPFTGDYAGDVLYEILKSQGLASGSYEKHAQDSLQLHDCRITNAVRCVPPQNKPETSEIHTCNHFLRNELAAMPNLQVIFSLGGISHKAVLSACGHKASFAKFAHGVTHKLTPDFRAQPLWLVNTYHSSRYNINTGRVTLEMIEDVVVQAKKLLE, encoded by the coding sequence CGCAAATTGCGACTTATGCCCTCCGCTTGCAGCCATTCCTCACGAAAATGCGTTGCAGTATCCCGATTTTTTCAATGCGCCTGTACCTGCATTTGGCGCGCTGGATGCCCGTCTTTTAATTGCTGGGCTGGCACCGGGGCTTAAAGGGGCTAACGCTACAGGGCGCCCATTTACCGGAGATTATGCAGGGGATGTACTCTATGAGATTTTGAAAAGTCAGGGGCTTGCCAGTGGCAGCTATGAAAAACACGCGCAAGACAGCTTGCAGTTGCATGATTGCCGCATTACCAATGCGGTGCGTTGCGTTCCGCCGCAAAACAAGCCGGAAACCAGCGAAATTCATACCTGCAATCATTTTTTGCGTAATGAACTGGCAGCAATGCCAAATTTGCAGGTAATTTTTTCTCTCGGCGGCATATCTCACAAAGCGGTTTTGAGTGCCTGTGGACATAAAGCATCTTTTGCTAAATTTGCTCATGGCGTAACACATAAGCTCACACCCGATTTTCGTGCGCAACCTTTATGGCTGGTCAACACCTATCATTCCTCACGCTATAACATCAACACAGGCCGTGTAACATT